The proteins below are encoded in one region of Paenibacillus sp. YYML68:
- a CDS encoding DUF2304 domain-containing protein, whose protein sequence is MPSILPYFTFVCGLCFVIIVFRLLARSKISEKLSLVWLGGSTLILVLSGNPGSLDKLAALLGVQYPPSLLFMLSTLVLLLIVLYLSIQISHLNDKLKEVAQHVALNNFFVSSELHMQEAGVSLGKESSLQHE, encoded by the coding sequence ATGCCTAGCATTCTTCCCTACTTCACATTTGTATGCGGTCTGTGCTTCGTTATCATCGTCTTCCGTCTGCTCGCTCGTAGCAAAATAAGCGAGAAGCTGTCGCTCGTCTGGCTCGGCGGCTCCACCCTCATTCTCGTGCTATCCGGCAATCCGGGCTCGCTCGATAAGCTTGCAGCACTGCTCGGCGTGCAATACCCGCCCTCGCTGCTGTTCATGCTGTCTACACTTGTGCTGCTCTTGATCGTGCTATACTTGTCCATTCAGATCTCGCATCTGAACGATAAGCTGAAGGAGGTAGCGCAGCACGTGGCGCTGAACAACTTCTTCGTCAGCTCCGAGCTTCATATGCAGGAAGCGGGAGTGTCACTCGGAAAGGAGTCGTCCCTTCAACATGAGTAG
- a CDS encoding glycosyltransferase family 2 protein → MVKSLVIIPAYNEEKSIASVITGIREQQLDVDILVVNDGSADRTAQLAAQLGVYVISHPSNIGYGSALQTGYKFASLYQYPYIIQFDGDGQHDPSTLRSMIEEMNKGTSDIVIGSRFLNNERIEMHVGPHKRAVAGLFRDIIRVLTGKRITDTTSGLRCIRLPLYREFAIKNRFPMEYPDADFLIRMLYRNLTITEVPVNMRDREHGESQQHGGLKPIIYMCRMMLNILIVFVQYKFRLRVKNNA, encoded by the coding sequence ATGGTCAAATCACTAGTCATCATTCCAGCTTATAATGAGGAAAAAAGCATCGCCAGCGTCATTACCGGCATCCGCGAGCAGCAGCTCGACGTCGACATCCTGGTCGTCAATGACGGCTCGGCCGACCGTACGGCGCAGCTGGCAGCGCAGCTTGGCGTCTACGTTATTTCGCATCCGAGCAATATCGGTTACGGCTCCGCGCTGCAAACCGGCTACAAGTTCGCCAGTCTGTATCAGTATCCATACATTATTCAATTCGACGGCGACGGCCAGCACGATCCGTCCACGCTGCGCAGCATGATCGAGGAGATGAACAAGGGGACGAGCGATATCGTAATTGGTTCCCGGTTTCTGAACAATGAGCGTATAGAGATGCATGTTGGACCGCACAAGAGAGCGGTAGCGGGCTTATTCCGCGACATCATTCGGGTCTTAACGGGCAAGCGGATCACCGACACGACATCCGGCTTACGCTGCATTCGACTGCCCTTGTATCGCGAATTCGCGATCAAGAACCGGTTCCCGATGGAATATCCGGATGCGGACTTCCTCATTCGGATGCTGTATCGCAATCTGACGATTACCGAGGTCCCTGTCAATATGCGGGATCGCGAGCACGGAGAGAGCCAGCAGCACGGTGGCTTGAAGCCGATCATCTACATGTGCCGCATGATGCTCAACATTCTCATCGTCTTCGTCCAGTACAAATTCAGATTGAGGGTGAAAAATAATGCCTAG
- the murJ gene encoding murein biosynthesis integral membrane protein MurJ, with protein MFQSIRGPTGAVIFVNLLLAVVAFLKDTLYAIYFGTQQEADQLALSFFIADTLGNGLFAAVLASACVPKLTELTLSGDEARLRSSIRWAVIGTAAIGLLLASLCAIFSVPLLGSFGAELAPRGQDTSTALLLLMLPITLLAPLGAVGTSVLQAQREFIRPAVAPVLLNGVLLAAIVVALALQLPHESGVYVYAMCVTGAAAVMAVYVWQPIVGTRGGVRLTDRLLPRLDPVVRADVREMAAAALPYFFILLTSQTVLLVERYLASQLEVGTIAGLNYAYRISQFPIWVFAAAISAVVLPSLSEWIRSREWHKLQQRLHRSVLAITALTLPLSLLFYVFHEPIVALLFLRGSFDHSSLALTSGMLQSYALCMVGQGISTVVLRYFLAAGQMSRALLVFILSGAVTIALDLVLVARLGAPGIGYAAACGWSLNAVCLWLMMVRSLRMTMKKEGFADGQITSHHSSL; from the coding sequence TTGTTCCAGTCTATACGGGGACCGACCGGTGCTGTTATATTCGTCAATCTGCTGCTTGCCGTCGTCGCCTTCCTGAAGGATACGTTGTATGCGATCTACTTCGGTACGCAGCAGGAGGCTGACCAGCTCGCGCTATCGTTCTTCATCGCCGATACGCTCGGCAACGGATTGTTCGCGGCTGTACTCGCCTCCGCCTGTGTGCCGAAGCTGACCGAGCTGACACTCTCAGGCGATGAGGCGCGATTGCGCAGCTCGATTCGGTGGGCCGTCATCGGGACGGCCGCAATTGGTCTATTGCTTGCCAGCTTGTGCGCGATCTTCAGCGTCCCGCTTCTCGGCTCGTTCGGCGCAGAGCTCGCGCCTCGTGGACAGGACACGTCTACGGCACTGCTGCTTCTAATGCTGCCGATCACGCTGCTGGCGCCGCTCGGTGCGGTCGGCACCTCTGTGCTGCAGGCGCAGAGGGAGTTCATCAGGCCGGCCGTAGCGCCTGTACTCTTGAATGGGGTGCTGCTCGCCGCCATCGTCGTCGCGCTTGCGCTGCAGCTGCCGCATGAGAGCGGTGTATACGTCTACGCGATGTGCGTTACCGGTGCGGCCGCGGTCATGGCTGTGTATGTATGGCAGCCGATTGTCGGCACGAGGGGTGGAGTCAGGCTGACAGACCGCTTGCTTCCGCGGCTCGACCCCGTCGTACGCGCCGATGTGCGCGAGATGGCCGCTGCCGCCTTGCCTTACTTCTTCATTCTGCTCACGTCACAGACGGTGCTGCTCGTGGAGCGCTATCTGGCGTCCCAGCTTGAGGTCGGTACGATCGCCGGCTTGAACTACGCCTACCGCATCTCCCAGTTCCCGATCTGGGTGTTCGCAGCTGCCATCTCGGCCGTCGTGCTGCCCTCCTTATCCGAATGGATTCGGAGCCGGGAATGGCACAAGCTGCAGCAACGGCTGCATCGCTCCGTGCTTGCCATTACCGCTCTGACGCTGCCGCTGTCGCTGCTGTTCTACGTGTTTCATGAGCCCATCGTCGCACTGCTGTTCCTGCGGGGCTCGTTCGATCATAGCTCGCTCGCCTTGACCTCCGGTATGCTGCAGAGCTATGCGCTGTGCATGGTCGGGCAAGGCATCTCGACGGTCGTGCTGCGCTACTTCCTCGCGGCTGGCCAGATGAGCAGGGCGCTGCTCGTGTTCATACTGTCCGGGGCGGTTACGATCGCGCTCGACCTCGTGCTCGTTGCCCGCCTTGGCGCTCCCGGCATCGGCTACGCGGCTGCCTGCGGCTGGAGCTTGAACGCGGTATGTCTATGGCTGATGATGGTTCGTTCGTTACGTATGACAATGAAGAAAGAGGGATTCGCCGATGGTCAAATCACTAGTCATCATTCCAGCTTATAA
- a CDS encoding helix-turn-helix domain-containing protein: MNYGERIALLREKHAMTQGDLSSKLGITRASLSHYENNRRAPDFETIDKIANFFKVSVDYLLGRTDDPHQVLDDEVREFVDSLELSDDNIMEKFSLTIDGTKLTADEARRFIAFIRAERMIGRKE, from the coding sequence ATGAACTACGGAGAGCGAATCGCACTGCTTCGTGAGAAGCATGCGATGACGCAAGGCGATTTGTCCAGCAAGCTCGGCATTACACGCGCCTCTCTCTCGCATTACGAGAACAACAGACGTGCACCAGATTTCGAAACGATCGACAAGATCGCCAACTTCTTTAAGGTGTCAGTCGATTATTTACTCGGACGCACCGACGACCCGCATCAAGTATTGGATGATGAGGTTCGAGAATTCGTGGACAGCCTGGAGCTGTCAGATGACAACATTATGGAGAAGTTCAGCCTGACGATCGACGGGACGAAGCTGACTGCCGATGAGGCGCGCCGCTTTATCGCCTTCATCCGGGCGGAGCGTATGATAGGTCGCAAGGAATAG
- a CDS encoding ATP-grasp domain-containing protein: protein MRVLLTDGLMRKTLSAVRSLGEQGVEVVVADRMRVTSAAFSKYCYRALRYPDPAAAPQLFMSWLLETLEVQRIDVLIPMDDQTMSIVLKHREEIEDRTRVLLPPLDSYKIAADKFLSVKWAASHGVDCPETLMPMSMKELQSAMSSLTYPVVIKPRASAGSRGIRMAHTPAELQLLYREVHAEYPYPLLQECIPEGPRYDVCLLYKADGTLAASFVQKELRHFPAERGPSTAQESVAWPELIDACDRMLSALKWRGVAEVEFMLDPRDGKPKFMEINPRYWNSLHLSYLSGLNFPYDTAREALGLGLTADEPAPYKVGVRCRSLLPIDLLHFLTRRRRLAAVGAFAKSLWNGGKDDIISFKDPLPALGMVLACFRLSLNRTVWKMMFDR from the coding sequence ATGAGGGTGCTGTTGACCGATGGCTTGATGCGCAAGACGCTCTCGGCTGTACGTTCGCTAGGGGAGCAGGGGGTGGAGGTCGTCGTCGCCGATCGCATGCGTGTGACGTCGGCCGCCTTCTCTAAGTATTGCTATAGAGCGCTTCGTTACCCCGATCCGGCTGCAGCTCCGCAGCTATTCATGAGCTGGCTGCTCGAGACGCTGGAGGTTCAGCGGATCGATGTGCTCATCCCTATGGACGATCAGACGATGTCTATCGTGCTGAAGCATCGGGAGGAGATTGAGGACAGAACTCGCGTTCTACTTCCGCCTCTGGATAGCTACAAGATCGCGGCGGATAAGTTCTTATCCGTCAAGTGGGCCGCCTCGCACGGGGTAGATTGTCCAGAGACGCTGATGCCGATGAGCATGAAGGAGCTGCAGAGCGCCATGAGCAGCTTAACGTATCCGGTCGTCATTAAGCCTCGGGCGAGCGCAGGCTCGAGAGGGATCCGCATGGCGCATACGCCAGCGGAGCTGCAGCTGCTGTACCGCGAGGTGCATGCGGAGTATCCGTACCCGCTGCTGCAGGAGTGCATTCCGGAGGGGCCGCGCTACGATGTCTGCCTGTTGTACAAGGCGGATGGGACGCTTGCTGCTTCCTTCGTGCAGAAGGAGCTGAGGCATTTTCCCGCGGAGCGGGGGCCAAGTACGGCACAGGAGAGCGTCGCATGGCCAGAGCTGATCGATGCGTGCGATCGGATGCTATCGGCCTTGAAGTGGCGCGGCGTCGCGGAGGTGGAGTTCATGCTCGATCCGCGGGACGGCAAGCCGAAGTTCATGGAGATCAACCCGCGCTACTGGAACTCGCTGCACTTGTCGTACTTGTCCGGACTGAACTTCCCGTACGATACGGCTCGGGAGGCGCTCGGACTCGGACTTACGGCAGATGAGCCTGCTCCCTATAAGGTCGGCGTACGGTGCCGCTCGCTGCTGCCGATCGATCTGCTGCACTTCTTGACGCGAAGGCGCAGGCTCGCTGCAGTCGGGGCGTTCGCCAAGTCGCTGTGGAACGGCGGCAAGGACGACATTATATCGTTCAAGGACCCGCTGCCCGCTCTCGGCATGGTGCTCGCCTGCTTCCGGCTCAGTCTCAATAGAACGGTGTGGAAGATGATGTTCGATCGATGA
- a CDS encoding DUF3473 domain-containing protein — MLNALTVDVEDWYQTNDFNYPVETWGNYQDRVVDNTFRLLGMLEEHQVKGTFFILGCIAEKYPELVREIDVRGHEIGSHGGWHRMVSELSLKEFRRDVLYSRRMLERVTGKPVRLFRAPSWSISPDRYEVLTILDQLGFTCDSSIQPFWTPLSGVAGAPSEPYYPVVNGRQLSLLEFPPTVLDFGKLKVPFSGGFYMRALPYTVIAWALRQLNEKRAGMIYIHPWEIDLEQPVVRKVQPHRKLIHYHNLRTMEPKLLRLLKEFRFGTMSEVIRESYAGSPVKQLSASV, encoded by the coding sequence GTGTTGAATGCATTAACGGTTGATGTGGAGGACTGGTACCAGACGAACGATTTTAACTATCCAGTGGAGACGTGGGGGAATTACCAGGATCGGGTGGTGGACAATACGTTCCGCCTGCTGGGCATGCTGGAGGAGCATCAGGTGAAGGGGACGTTCTTCATTCTAGGCTGTATTGCGGAGAAATATCCGGAGCTCGTGCGCGAGATCGACGTGAGAGGTCATGAGATCGGCTCGCATGGCGGCTGGCACCGGATGGTGAGCGAGCTGTCGCTGAAGGAGTTCAGACGGGACGTTCTATACTCCAGGCGAATGCTCGAGCGCGTTACGGGCAAGCCGGTACGTCTGTTCCGCGCGCCGTCGTGGTCGATCTCGCCGGATCGCTACGAGGTGCTCACCATCCTGGACCAGCTCGGCTTCACGTGCGACTCCAGCATTCAGCCGTTCTGGACGCCGCTCTCTGGTGTCGCGGGAGCGCCGTCTGAGCCATATTACCCAGTCGTGAACGGCCGACAGCTCAGCCTGCTCGAATTCCCGCCGACGGTGCTGGACTTCGGCAAGCTGAAGGTGCCGTTCTCCGGCGGCTTCTACATGCGGGCGCTGCCCTATACCGTTATCGCTTGGGCACTGAGGCAGCTGAACGAGAAGCGAGCGGGCATGATCTATATTCACCCGTGGGAGATTGATCTGGAGCAGCCGGTCGTTCGCAAGGTGCAGCCTCACCGCAAGCTGATTCATTACCATAACTTGAGAACGATGGAGCCGAAGCTGCTTCGTCTGCTGAAGGAGTTCCGCTTCGGCACGATGAGCGAGGTGATCCGCGAGAGCTACGCGGGCTCTCCGGTCAAGCAGCTGAGCGCTTCGGTCTAA
- a CDS encoding helix-turn-helix domain-containing protein has translation MKVGDRIKVLRLQRGYTQHSMAEKLHIGRAHYSHIENNRINPSIDNLSRIADILNTTTDYLLDRTGDTSQSSVDIDHPAIQLLSRAACRMTEEQVLQLRRVAEVLYPDAFRE, from the coding sequence GTGAAGGTCGGTGATCGCATCAAAGTGCTGCGCTTACAGAGGGGATATACTCAGCACAGCATGGCCGAGAAGCTTCATATCGGAAGAGCCCACTACAGCCACATCGAGAATAACCGAATTAATCCTTCCATTGACAATTTGAGCCGCATTGCGGACATATTGAACACGACGACCGACTACCTTCTTGATCGGACAGGGGACACATCGCAGTCTTCTGTAGACATCGACCACCCGGCGATTCAGCTGTTATCTCGCGCGGCTTGCCGAATGACCGAGGAGCAAGTATTGCAGCTTCGCCGAGTCGCCGAGGTGCTCTATCCCGATGCATTCCGAGAATAA